CGACGCCACGTCGGCGTCGGCCCACGCTTCGAGGTCGTACGTCACGTCGAGTAAGCGGGCGATTTCGTCGATGTCGCCCGACTGGACGGCGCGCGCGGCGGCACCGCGGAGGCGAGATTCGACCTGTTCGACGAGGTCGTTCCGGGGGACGTCACGGACGGGATAGTCGAGGATGTGGGGCAAGTCCTCCGCTCGCGGCGGCAACGTGGGGAAGGCCATCGGGCCGACGGTGAGGAGTTCGTCGTCCGCCTCGTCGGAGTCGTAGGCGACGAGGTAGTACGCGTCGACCGCGTCCGAGATCGCGCCAGAGAGGGCGTCCGTATCCGTCTCACGCCCCTCTTTGAACGCCAGTTCGTCGAGTGCATCTTCGAGTTCGGTACGGGTGAGCGCGCCGAAGAGGTCGACGATACCGGCGAGGTCGTCGTAGGTCGACTCGCTCATTGTTCCTCCCGTTTCGCATCGATGTCGGCGCGCGAGGCAGCCAACACGTCTTCGGGCGACAGCGGTGCGTCCGCCCACGGCGGAAGTCGCGTGTCTTCTCCAGGTTCGGAGATTGCCTGTGCGTACGTCTCGACCTGTTCGCGTTCGTCGGTCCGGTCGTAGTCGAACCCGTTGAACGCCGCGTCCGCGGCGTACTGTTCGACGAACTGGTAGCCAGTCTCGCGGTAGCGCTCGGCGAGTGTCTCAAAGTCGGGCGTCCCGCCGTGTTCGACGACGGTCTGGAGGAGTGTCTGACCGACCGACTCGCTCATCTCCGACAGGCCAGTCGGCCCGCTGACTGCCCGGTGGTCGTGTTCGTACGCGCCGAGGTCCACCTGCGCGCTCCTATCGAATCCGGCGTGGGCGAACGCGTCGCCGAGTGTTCCGACTTCGAGTCCCCACGACCGAGGCGAACGCATCTGTCGTGCGAGGTCACCCGTCATCGCGAACTCGCCGGCGAGGGCGTACCGGAACGATTCGAGATAGTGGACGATTGGCGCGTTCGTCTCGGCTGCCAGCGTTCGGACGAGCGGGGCGTAGAAGAGTCGAAAGAGTCGTCCGTAGAGTTTGCCGTC
The genomic region above belongs to Haloferax marinisediminis and contains:
- a CDS encoding glycosyl transferase family 2, whose product is MEYVQERVTTLHDLSGTVPDAPTDRAAVVVPMTEREYAGLAAERVLSTLESLSPARVVVPLRAPADRVVPFVDWLAEFDLPLDVVWCDGPRVGDLLEESGIDGARGKGRDVWLALGCAAREDYVVVHDADTKTYDERYVSRLLFPLAHGHDFSKGYYARVEDGKLYGRLFRLFYAPLVRTLAAETNAPIVHYLESFRYALAGEFAMTGDLARQMRSPRSWGLEVGTLGDAFAHAGFDRSAQVDLGAYEHDHRAVSGPTGLSEMSESVGQTLLQTVVEHGGTPDFETLAERYRETGYQFVEQYAADAAFNGFDYDRTDEREQVETYAQAISEPGEDTRLPPWADAPLSPEDVLAASRADIDAKREEQ
- a CDS encoding DUF7109 family protein, with protein sequence MSESTYDDLAGIVDLFGALTRTELEDALDELAFKEGRETDTDALSGAISDAVDAYYLVAYDSDEADDELLTVGPMAFPTLPPRAEDLPHILDYPVRDVPRNDLVEQVESRLRGAAARAVQSGDIDEIARLLDVTYDLEAWADADVASIRDKLDAALAEEGQA